In a single window of the Bradyrhizobium sp. ORS 285 genome:
- a CDS encoding 3-keto-5-aminohexanoate cleavage protein, protein MSNKAVITCALNGVLTDPRQHHVPVTPEEMAREARRAYDAGAAIMHIHLRQQAPGKGHLPSWEVNVSREIQQAIREACPGVIINHTSGVSGPNYHGALDCIRETRPEIAACNAGSLNYLKVKADNSWAWPPMMFDNSVEKIGDYLAVMKDVNTIPEFECFDVGIVRCVGMYRQTGMYSGPLEYNFVMGVASGMPADPELLPILLKLKLPEAHWQVTAIGRAEIWPLHQRCAELGGHLRTGLEDTFYLADGTKVTSNGQLIEAIAGCARRAGREIASPAEARQMFGTVN, encoded by the coding sequence ATGAGCAACAAAGCCGTCATCACCTGCGCGCTGAACGGCGTGCTCACCGATCCCCGGCAGCATCACGTCCCGGTCACGCCGGAGGAGATGGCGCGCGAGGCGCGCCGCGCCTATGACGCGGGCGCTGCGATCATGCATATCCATCTGCGCCAGCAGGCGCCGGGAAAGGGCCATCTGCCGTCGTGGGAGGTGAACGTCTCGCGCGAGATCCAGCAGGCGATCCGCGAGGCCTGCCCCGGCGTGATCATCAACCACACCTCCGGCGTTTCGGGCCCGAACTATCATGGCGCGCTCGACTGCATCCGTGAGACCCGGCCGGAGATCGCCGCCTGCAATGCCGGCTCGCTGAACTATCTGAAGGTCAAGGCGGACAACAGCTGGGCCTGGCCGCCGATGATGTTCGACAACTCGGTCGAGAAGATCGGCGACTATCTCGCCGTCATGAAGGACGTGAACACGATCCCGGAGTTCGAGTGCTTCGACGTCGGTATCGTGCGCTGCGTCGGCATGTACCGGCAGACGGGAATGTATAGCGGGCCGCTCGAGTACAATTTCGTCATGGGTGTCGCCTCGGGCATGCCCGCGGATCCGGAGTTGCTGCCGATCCTGCTCAAGCTGAAACTGCCGGAGGCGCATTGGCAGGTCACTGCGATCGGCCGTGCCGAGATCTGGCCGCTGCACCAGCGCTGCGCGGAGCTTGGCGGTCATCTGCGGACCGGGCTGGAGGACACGTTCTATCTCGCTGACGGAACCAAGGTGACGTCAAATGGGCAGCTGATCGAGGCGATCGCCGGTTGTGCGCGCCGCGCGGGCCGCGAGATCGCGAGCCCAGCCGAGGCGCGGCAGATGTTCGGAACGGTGAACTGA